A stretch of Anaerobiospirillum thomasii DNA encodes these proteins:
- a CDS encoding alanine/glycine:cation symporter family protein produces MNELTTIVKDINSILWGPWCLIPILVGAGIFFTVKLGFVQFRMFRRAFGLVFGALSLNGEKAGHHGMTSFQSLATAIAAQVGTGNLAGVATAMALGGPGAIFWMWIAAFFGMATIFAEAILGQLYRTKDEQGHITGGPAYYILKGLGSRSLANIFAVTIIIALGFIGTMVQANSISTAFYSAFDIPNWVSGLFIILLAGFIFIGGIRRIAGFTEKMVPLMASVYVLGAIYICAVNYDMVLHAFNVIIVGAFDPTAATGGVIGAGVKEAIRYGVARGLFSNEAGMGSTPHAHAIARVKHPAEQGLAAIVGLFIDTFIVLNATALVILVTGSLDGTSTGIVLTQTAFIKGMGAAGSGFVAICLFFAAFTTIIGWYFFAAQNVKFLFGYKIINVFSVMVLCFLMMGSFLQVELVWELADMFNGLMVIPNIIAVIGLYKLVERALKDYEGNFLTGKRPLFGPSEKLTNRFANLQQVYRKQRRKNVYENEDN; encoded by the coding sequence ATGAACGAACTTACTACTATTGTTAAAGATATTAATTCCATTTTATGGGGACCTTGGTGCCTTATCCCTATTTTAGTAGGTGCCGGCATTTTCTTTACTGTAAAACTTGGTTTTGTACAGTTTCGCATGTTCCGCCGTGCCTTTGGTCTGGTCTTTGGCGCCCTGAGCCTTAACGGTGAAAAGGCAGGTCATCATGGTATGACCTCATTTCAGTCCCTAGCAACAGCCATTGCAGCTCAGGTAGGTACAGGCAATTTAGCAGGTGTGGCCACAGCCATGGCCCTAGGTGGACCAGGTGCTATTTTCTGGATGTGGATTGCAGCCTTTTTTGGTATGGCCACCATTTTTGCAGAGGCCATTTTAGGTCAGCTCTATCGCACCAAGGATGAACAAGGTCATATTACAGGCGGTCCTGCCTACTATATTTTAAAGGGCCTGGGCTCAAGATCTCTTGCCAATATTTTTGCAGTTACCATTATTATAGCCCTTGGTTTTATAGGCACCATGGTACAGGCCAATTCCATCTCCACAGCCTTCTACTCAGCCTTTGATATTCCAAACTGGGTCTCAGGTCTGTTTATTATTCTGCTGGCCGGCTTTATTTTTATTGGCGGCATACGCCGTATTGCAGGCTTTACTGAAAAGATGGTGCCGCTCATGGCCTCTGTCTATGTGTTAGGCGCCATTTATATCTGTGCTGTCAATTATGATATGGTGCTTCATGCCTTTAATGTCATTATTGTAGGAGCCTTTGATCCAACTGCCGCCACAGGCGGTGTCATAGGAGCAGGCGTCAAGGAGGCCATACGCTATGGTGTAGCCCGCGGTTTGTTTTCAAATGAGGCCGGTATGGGTTCAACTCCTCATGCCCACGCTATTGCCCGCGTCAAACACCCTGCCGAGCAGGGCCTGGCTGCCATTGTTGGTCTGTTTATTGATACCTTTATTGTATTAAATGCCACTGCTCTGGTGATTTTAGTGACAGGCTCTCTTGATGGCACCTCTACAGGTATTGTGCTCACACAAACTGCCTTTATCAAGGGTATGGGTGCTGCAGGCTCTGGTTTTGTGGCTATCTGTCTGTTCTTTGCCGCCTTTACCACCATTATTGGCTGGTACTTCTTTGCAGCACAGAATGTCAAATTCCTCTTTGGCTATAAGATAATCAATGTCTTTTCAGTTATGGTGCTGTGCTTTTTAATGATGGGCTCCTTTTTACAGGTTGAGCTGGTTTGGGAGCTTGCAGATATGTTCAACGGTCTTATGGTTATACCAAATATTATTGCTGTTATTGGTCTTTACAAGCTTGTTGAAAGGGCACTTAAAGATTATGAGGGCAATTTCCTTACTGGCAAGAGACCACTGTTCGGTCCATCTGAAAAGCTTACCAATCGCTTTGCCAATCTGCAGCAGGTTTATCGCAAACAAAGACGCAAGAATGTCTATGAAAATGAAGATAATTAA
- a CDS encoding tRNA (cytidine(34)-2'-O)-methyltransferase — protein sequence MIQIVLYRPQMPENAGNIIRLSANFGLKLHIVGPLDFFLDNKRMLRAGLDYHQIANMVSHTSFESFMQNCSPKRLIAATTKGSVLPSSFKFEDEGDFLIFGRETSGLPDEVMTLIDSSCRLKIPMMAQSRCLNVANSVAILAYEALRQQDFKGMQL from the coding sequence ATGATACAGATAGTTTTATACAGGCCGCAGATGCCAGAGAATGCAGGAAATATTATACGTCTTAGCGCCAATTTCGGTCTTAAACTGCATATAGTAGGCCCGCTTGATTTCTTTCTTGACAATAAAAGAATGCTAAGGGCCGGACTTGACTATCATCAGATAGCCAATATGGTAAGTCACACAAGCTTTGAGAGCTTTATGCAAAACTGCAGTCCCAAAAGACTCATTGCCGCCACCACCAAGGGCAGTGTGTTGCCAAGCTCCTTTAAATTTGAAGATGAAGGTGACTTTTTAATTTTTGGCCGTGAAACCTCAGGCCTGCCTGATGAGGTTATGACGCTTATTGACAGCTCCTGCCGCCTTAAAATTCCTATGATGGCACAAAGCCGCTGTCTTAATGTAGCCAACTCTGTTGCCATTTTAGCCTATGAGGCACTGCGCCAGCAGGATTTTAAAGGTATGCAGCTTTAA
- a CDS encoding DedA family protein, whose product MLDFLIEFFTDYGYIAVFGILILCGFGLPVPEDITLVSGGVISGLDLANPHFMVAVGMAGVLIGDSTMFLLGRIFGYRIQRIRTFRKILSPRRFSLIQRKFKQYGLGLLFVARFLPGLRSPIYLVAGMSRRISFITFILMDGLAAIISVPVWIYLGFFFANNLDLLMEYVGDVQKAIYLGIGLLFAIIGIIYLKKKFHGRLNAIGAENADTDAKTEDNVTLKDDSTALNSGTKTRAKSADKS is encoded by the coding sequence ATGCTAGATTTCTTGATCGAGTTTTTTACTGATTACGGCTATATAGCAGTTTTTGGTATTCTGATTCTCTGTGGTTTTGGATTGCCTGTACCTGAGGATATAACCTTGGTATCAGGCGGCGTAATCTCCGGTCTTGATCTGGCCAATCCGCATTTTATGGTGGCTGTGGGCATGGCAGGAGTGCTCATTGGTGACAGCACCATGTTTTTATTAGGCCGCATCTTTGGCTATAGAATACAGCGCATCAGAACCTTTAGAAAAATACTCTCTCCGCGCCGCTTTTCACTCATTCAAAGAAAATTCAAACAATATGGTCTGGGTCTGTTATTTGTAGCCCGTTTTCTGCCAGGTTTAAGATCACCAATCTATCTTGTAGCCGGCATGTCACGCCGTATCTCCTTTATCACCTTTATTCTCATGGATGGTCTTGCAGCCATTATCTCTGTGCCTGTGTGGATCTATCTTGGCTTTTTCTTTGCCAACAATCTTGATCTGCTGATGGAATATGTAGGCGATGTTCAAAAGGCTATTTACCTGGGTATTGGTCTGCTCTTTGCCATTATTGGTATTATCTATCTTAAAAAGAAATTCCATGGCCGTCTTAATGCCATAGGCGCTGAAAATGCAGATACAGATGCTAAGACTGAAGATAATGTAACATTAAAAGATGACAGTACTGCTTTAAATTCAGGTACCAAGACCAGGGCTAAAAGCGCTGACAAATCTTAA